One Scomber scombrus chromosome 4, fScoSco1.1, whole genome shotgun sequence genomic region harbors:
- the nsmfb gene encoding NMDA receptor synaptonuclear signaling and neuronal migration factor, whose amino-acid sequence MGTAVSKRKNLRSDAISSVAAKVRAARAFGEYLSNTNPENRNGADHLLSDTFPGQDCDSPDVSRLHNNNLPPQSRCLPITKPNPSSQSNPSIHLQSQPQTNTIQAQAPFGPSKRRLSVERSLSTENPPGARVPEGGTAVKPARVYTITQEGGMTLGGRGSEESLELEVLKGSREQPLSQAPDNNPSCTSQPSAAVARGSHHRSNHNRSNHHHAHQHHGGPASSSQPLQSSGSANNIRDWGLRKGGSRDDCTSDCVACIRAPCQSQRSLDLDTSPRDGGKHRKKLERMYSEDRASTDDREDNPNSWFPKENMFSFQTATTTMQAISAFRGIAERKRRKREQEAASAMERNFRKHLRMVGSRRMKVQTFADRRAKSFSRSWSDPTPVKPDSLHDSRDSGELQTSSGTLDEGLDEDADWEEEREAERAACEGDDFIPPKIMLISSKVPKAEYVPNIIRRDDPSIIPILYDHEHATFDDILEEIEKKLTAYRKGCKIWNMLIFCQGGPGHLYLLKNKVATFAKVEKEDDMIQFWRRLSRLMSKLNPEPNLIHIMGCYVLGSANGEKLIQTLKRLMRPSSVEFKSPLELSAQGKEMIEMYFDFRLFRLWKSRQHSKLLDYDDLL is encoded by the exons AGCAGCCAGAGCATTCGGAGAATACCTGTCCAATACCAATCCAGAGAACCGTAACGGAGCAG ATCATTTATTGTCTGACACTTTCCCCGGCCAGGACTGCGACTCTCCAGACGTCAGCCGCTTGCATAACAACAATCTGCCACCACAGAGCCGCTGTTTGCCCATAACTAAGCCTAACCCTTCCAGCCAGTCAAACCCCAGTATTCACCTACAATCCCAGCCTCAGACTAACACCATCCAGGCTCAAGCACCTTTTGGACCCTCCAAACGTCGACTCTCTGTGGAGCGCAGCCTCTCCACAGAGAACCCACCAGGTGCCAGAGTCCCAGAAGGGGGCACAGCGGTGAAGCCAGCCAGGGTGTACACCATCACCCAGGAGGGAGGGATGACCCTAGGGGGCCGTGGCAGTGAGGAGAGCCTGGAGCTGGAGGTTCTGAAAGGCTCCAGGGAGCAGCCTCTGTCCCAGGCTCCGGACAACAACCCGTCATGCACCAGCCAACCTTCCGCCGCAGTCGCTCGTGGTAGCCATCACCGTAGCAACCATAACCGCAGCAATCATCACCATGCCCACCAGCATCATGGAGGCCCGGCATCATCATCGCAGCCGCTGCAGAGCTCAGGGAGCGCCAACAACATCCGGGACTGGGGGCTGAGGAAAGGGGGGTCGCGGGACGACTGCACCTCAGACTGCGTGGCCTGCATTCGTGCTCCATGTCAAAGCCAGCGCTCCCTGGACCTGGATACCTCACCACGGGATGGAGGGAAGCACCGCAAGAAACTGGAGAGGATGTACAGCGAGGACAGAGCGTCTACTGATGACAGGG aGGACAATCCTAATAGCTGGTTCCCCAAAGAGAATATGTTCAGCTTTCAgacagccaccaccaccatgcagGC AATATC GGCTTTCCGGGGCATTGCTGAGAGAAAGAGGCGGAAAAGAGAGCAGGAGGCAGCTTCCGCGATGGAGAG AAATTTCCGCAAACACCTTAGGATGGTGGGCAGCCGCAGGATGAAGGTCCAGA CCTTCGCCGACCGCCGTGCCAAGAGTTTCAGCCGCTCGTGGAGTGACCCCACCCCTGTCAAGCCTGACTCACTGCATGACTCCAGAGACA GTGGCGAGCTTCAGACCTCCTCAGGGACACTAGATGAAGGGCTGGATGAGGATGCCGactgggaggaggagagggaggcgGAGAGAGCAGCCTGTGAAGGGGACGATTTTATCCCTCCTAAAATCATG CTGATATCCTCCAAGGTCCCGAAGGCTGAATATGTTCCTAACATCATTCGTAGGGACGACCCCTCCATCATCCCTATTCTCTAT GACCATGAACATGCCACGTTTGATGACATCCTTG AGGAGATAGAGAAGAAGCTGACTGCCTACAGAAAAGGCTGCAAAATCTGGAACATGCTCATTTTCTGCCAG GGAGGACCGGGACATCTGTACCTGCTGAAGAATAAAGTCGCCACCTTTGCCAAAGTGGAGAAGGAAGATGACATGATCCA GTTTTGGCGGCGGCTCAGCAGGCTGATGAGCAAGCTTAACCCAGAGCCCAACCTCATCCATATCATGGGATGTTATGTGCTGGGGAGCGCCAATGGAGAAAAG CTGATTCAGACTCTGAAGAGACTGATGAGACCCTCCTCAGTCGAATTCAAGTCCCCACTAGAGCTGTCCGCACagg GCAAAGAGATGATCGAGATGTATTTTGACTTCCGTCTGTTCCGCCTGTGGAAAAGCCGTCAGCACTCGAAGCTGCTGGATTATGACGACCTCTTGTGA